In one window of Bradyrhizobium sp. AZCC 1721 DNA:
- a CDS encoding MFS transporter — translation MVAASRFFGWSVAWSAFAIAVFAWGIGFYGPSVFLQSLHESRGWPISKISMAITAHFLVSAIIIAYLPEIHRRLGIAITTFIGAVATATGLISWSGAREPWQLFVATIPSGAGWAMTSGAALNAIVAKWFDRDRPMAIALAFNGASVGGVLFVPIWVHLIRSIGFPSAALLVGGCMVATVAYLCVRFLAKSPGQMGLAPDGDASHGAAPSQRPRRTRTEIIRTSRFITISAAFSLGLFAQIGLLAHLVARLTPDLGISYAGFLVSLATICAIIGRTLAGKWIGEHDRRFAAAINFAVQIGGVLWLIFSTGWVGLTLGCVLFGLGIGNLTSLPPLIVQKEFEREDVGTAVALIIAINQGVFAFAPAIIGAMRDTTANYQLPFALIAVVQFLALAIILLGRRSAPAPATST, via the coding sequence ATGGTCGCGGCGAGCCGCTTCTTTGGATGGTCGGTTGCGTGGTCGGCGTTTGCGATCGCCGTGTTCGCCTGGGGCATCGGGTTCTACGGCCCTTCGGTATTTCTCCAATCGCTGCACGAATCGCGAGGTTGGCCGATCTCGAAGATTTCAATGGCCATCACGGCTCACTTCTTGGTCAGCGCAATCATCATAGCCTATCTGCCGGAGATTCATCGCCGACTGGGGATCGCCATAACGACGTTCATTGGGGCGGTCGCAACGGCGACGGGCCTGATTTCATGGTCCGGCGCACGCGAGCCATGGCAGTTGTTCGTCGCGACCATCCCGAGCGGGGCTGGTTGGGCCATGACGAGCGGAGCAGCGCTGAACGCTATCGTGGCAAAATGGTTCGATCGCGACCGGCCGATGGCGATCGCCCTGGCATTCAACGGCGCCAGCGTCGGCGGCGTGCTGTTCGTGCCGATATGGGTCCACCTGATACGATCGATCGGATTCCCATCAGCGGCGCTCCTCGTCGGAGGCTGCATGGTGGCTACGGTTGCATATCTCTGCGTCAGGTTCCTGGCTAAATCGCCCGGCCAAATGGGCCTGGCTCCAGACGGCGATGCATCGCATGGGGCAGCACCGAGCCAAAGGCCACGACGGACACGCACCGAGATCATTCGAACCTCACGCTTCATCACGATTTCGGCCGCCTTCTCGCTTGGCCTGTTCGCACAGATCGGCCTGCTCGCTCACCTGGTAGCTCGTCTGACGCCGGACCTTGGGATTAGCTACGCTGGGTTTCTTGTCAGCCTGGCTACGATATGTGCCATCATAGGCCGAACGCTGGCTGGGAAATGGATCGGTGAGCATGATCGCCGTTTCGCGGCTGCGATCAACTTTGCCGTGCAGATTGGCGGCGTCCTATGGCTGATTTTCAGTACTGGATGGGTGGGTCTTACGCTCGGATGCGTTCTCTTCGGTCTCGGCATCGGCAATCTGACGTCACTCCCGCCGTTGATCGTGCAGAAGGAGTTCGAACGCGAGGATGTCGGCACCGCAGTGGCGCTCATTATCGCGATCAACCAAGGGGTATTTGCATTCGCACCTGCAATCATTGGCGCCATGCGTGACACGACGGCCAATTATCAATTGCCGTTCGCGCTCATTGCAGTGGTTCAGTTTCTGGCCCTGGCGATCATTCTGCTTGGCCGAAGGTCCGCACCCGCTCCAGCGACTTCAACTTGA
- a CDS encoding BrnA antitoxin family protein, producing the protein MADQPRRPRTLNDARTEAEAAFKRATAKVAQAPAKQATVPGVREQITLRIDQDVLEWFQEGGPGWQDRINEALRKAAGK; encoded by the coding sequence ATGGCGGACCAGCCGCGGCGGCCGAGAACCCTGAACGATGCGCGCACCGAAGCCGAGGCCGCGTTCAAGCGCGCGACCGCGAAGGTGGCGCAGGCACCCGCCAAACAAGCCACCGTTCCCGGCGTGCGCGAGCAGATCACGCTGCGGATCGATCAGGACGTGCTGGAATGGTTTCAGGAGGGTGGTCCGGGTTGGCAGGATCGCATCAACGAGGCGCTGCGAAAGGCTGCGGGCAAGTAG
- the cysK gene encoding cysteine synthase A, translating into MDASSAASAVQRPGRGRVFDSIVDAIGDTPIVRLRKLPEAHGVSATILAKLEYFNPAASVKDRIGAAMVIAMEKAGVINADTVLIEPTSGNTGIALAFVAASRGYRLKLVMPESMSIERRKMLAFLGAEIILTPAAQGMKGSIATAEELVRSTPNAVMPQQFKNLANPEIHRRTTAEEIWNDTGGNIDFFVAGVGTGGTITGVGQVLKPRKPSLRIVAVEPEESPVLGGGQHTPHKIQGIGAGFIPDILDRSVIDEIVRVNGPAAIEMSRALARMEGIPGGISSGAAIAAALAIGKRPENDGKTILAVVPSFSERYLSTALFEGI; encoded by the coding sequence ATGGATGCGTCGTCAGCCGCGAGTGCAGTGCAACGTCCGGGGCGGGGACGGGTCTTCGACTCCATCGTCGATGCGATCGGTGACACGCCAATCGTTCGTCTGCGCAAATTGCCGGAGGCGCATGGCGTTAGCGCAACCATCCTGGCCAAGCTGGAATATTTCAATCCCGCCGCGAGCGTCAAAGACCGCATTGGCGCGGCGATGGTGATCGCGATGGAAAAGGCCGGCGTGATCAACGCCGACACCGTGCTGATCGAGCCGACCTCGGGCAATACCGGCATTGCGCTGGCGTTCGTCGCCGCTTCACGCGGCTACCGGCTGAAGCTTGTGATGCCGGAATCGATGTCGATCGAGCGGCGCAAGATGCTGGCGTTCCTCGGCGCCGAGATCATCCTCACGCCCGCCGCGCAAGGCATGAAGGGCTCGATCGCAACCGCCGAGGAACTGGTGCGGAGTACGCCCAACGCCGTGATGCCGCAACAGTTCAAGAACCTCGCCAACCCCGAAATTCATCGCCGCACCACGGCGGAAGAGATCTGGAACGACACCGGCGGCAACATCGATTTCTTCGTTGCCGGCGTCGGCACCGGCGGCACCATCACCGGCGTCGGACAGGTGCTGAAACCGCGCAAGCCGTCGTTGCGGATCGTTGCCGTCGAGCCGGAGGAAAGCCCGGTACTGGGCGGCGGGCAACATACGCCGCACAAGATCCAGGGCATCGGCGCCGGCTTCATTCCGGACATTCTGGATCGTTCCGTGATCGACGAGATCGTCAGGGTCAACGGCCCGGCGGCGATCGAGATGTCGCGCGCGCTGGCGCGCATGGAGGGCATTCCAGGCGGCATCTCCTCGGGCGCTGCGATCGCGGCGGCGCTTGCGATCGGCAAGCGTCCCGAGAACGACGGCAAGACCATTCTGGCTGTCGTGCCGTCATTCTCCGAACGATATTTGTCGACGGCCTTGTTTGAAGGAATTTAG
- the tgt gene encoding tRNA guanosine(34) transglycosylase Tgt: MSLPNHFELLATNGQARTGRLTTPHGVVQTPAFMPVGTAGAMKGMHWRDVRDAGADIVLGNTYHLMLRPGAERIADLGGLQVFTGWNGPMLTDSGGFQVMSLSDLRKVSEKAVTFRSHIDGAKVELSPERSIEVQRLLGADIAMQMDECVRLPASRDDIERAMRLSLRWAERSKRAFESAPDGYMLFGIVQGGDIPEMRHINARELVDIGFHGYAIGGLAVGEPQAVMLAMIEEAAPALPADRPRYLMGVGTPEDLLEAVARGIDMFDCVLPTRNGRHGMAFTRFGQINLRNARHADDPRPLDEESEWPSARNISRAYLHHLVRSGETLGAMLLSEINVAYYQHLMRGMRDAITAGTFETFQKQTRAGWAKGDIPPR, encoded by the coding sequence ATGAGTCTTCCCAATCATTTCGAATTGCTCGCCACCAACGGCCAGGCCCGCACCGGCCGCCTGACCACGCCGCATGGCGTGGTGCAAACGCCGGCCTTCATGCCGGTCGGCACGGCGGGCGCGATGAAGGGCATGCACTGGCGCGACGTGCGCGATGCCGGCGCCGATATCGTGCTCGGCAATACTTATCATCTGATGCTACGGCCGGGCGCCGAGCGGATCGCTGATCTCGGGGGCCTGCAGGTCTTCACCGGCTGGAACGGCCCGATGCTGACCGACTCCGGCGGCTTCCAGGTGATGTCGCTGTCGGACCTGCGCAAGGTGAGCGAAAAGGCCGTGACGTTTCGCTCGCATATCGACGGCGCCAAGGTCGAGCTGTCGCCGGAGCGTTCGATCGAGGTCCAGCGCCTGCTCGGCGCCGACATCGCCATGCAGATGGACGAGTGCGTGCGGCTGCCGGCGTCGCGCGACGACATCGAACGCGCGATGCGGCTGTCGCTACGCTGGGCGGAGCGCAGCAAGCGCGCCTTCGAGAGCGCGCCTGATGGTTACATGTTGTTCGGGATCGTGCAGGGCGGCGACATTCCCGAGATGCGCCACATCAACGCGCGTGAATTGGTGGATATCGGTTTTCACGGCTACGCGATCGGCGGGCTTGCCGTGGGTGAGCCACAGGCGGTGATGCTTGCGATGATCGAGGAAGCGGCGCCGGCGCTGCCCGCGGATCGTCCGCGCTATCTGATGGGCGTCGGCACGCCCGAGGATTTGCTGGAGGCGGTGGCGCGCGGCATCGACATGTTCGATTGCGTGCTGCCGACGCGGAACGGGCGTCACGGCATGGCATTCACCCGCTTCGGCCAGATCAATCTGCGCAACGCCCGTCATGCCGACGATCCGCGGCCGCTCGACGAGGAGAGCGAGTGGCCCTCGGCGCGCAACATCTCACGCGCCTATTTGCATCATCTGGTGAGGTCAGGAGAGACGCTCGGCGCGATGCTGTTGTCGGAAATCAACGTGGCCTATTACCAGCATCTGATGCGGGGCATGCGCGACGCGATCACCGCCGGCACGTTCGAGACTTTCCAAAAACAAACGCGCGCGGGATGGGCGAAGGGTGATATACCGCCGCGCTAG
- a CDS encoding DUF1488 domain-containing protein, with protein sequence MTLTHGRFISYEYDRMVVLFSMLDGNREIPCAVSTSAMDELDGVVRARAGQREGQFMRLRERIEACAASKYRATEFEGTPPGIVLRSIDFRKLR encoded by the coding sequence ATGACGCTCACGCACGGACGCTTCATCAGTTACGAGTACGACAGGATGGTGGTGCTGTTCTCAATGCTCGACGGCAACAGGGAGATCCCTTGCGCGGTCTCGACCTCCGCCATGGATGAGCTGGATGGTGTGGTGCGCGCGAGAGCGGGCCAGCGTGAGGGGCAATTCATGCGGTTGCGCGAGCGCATCGAGGCGTGCGCCGCCAGCAAATATCGGGCGACCGAGTTCGAGGGAACGCCGCCCGGAATTGTCCTGCGCAGCATCGATTTCCGAAAGCTGCGATAA
- a CDS encoding bifunctional transcriptional activator/DNA repair enzyme AdaA, protein MARRKRTPSSARTELGDLDVAACERARVSRDRRFDGRFFSGVRTTRIYCRPVCPVRPAKAENVSFYPSAAAAERAGFRPCLRCRPETAPFSPAWKGSLATVERAMRLIARGALDRATVEALAARVGVGARHLSRLFDKHLGASPGQVAKTARVQRAKRLLDDTKLPMTEIASLAGFRSLRRFNAVFAEVYKRPPSEIRRRQRNV, encoded by the coding sequence ATGGCTCGCCGCAAACGGACTCCGTCGTCGGCAAGGACGGAGCTTGGTGATCTGGACGTCGCAGCCTGCGAGCGGGCTCGCGTCAGCCGTGATCGACGGTTCGATGGTCGGTTCTTCTCAGGTGTCAGGACAACGCGCATTTACTGCCGGCCGGTCTGTCCGGTTCGCCCCGCGAAGGCGGAGAACGTGTCCTTTTATCCATCTGCAGCGGCGGCGGAGCGTGCCGGATTTCGGCCGTGCCTGCGGTGCCGGCCGGAGACGGCGCCATTCTCTCCGGCATGGAAGGGCTCATTGGCGACGGTCGAACGCGCGATGCGACTGATCGCCAGGGGCGCACTCGATCGGGCGACTGTTGAAGCGCTCGCGGCCCGCGTTGGCGTAGGGGCGCGGCATCTATCTCGATTGTTCGACAAGCATCTCGGCGCGAGCCCCGGTCAGGTTGCCAAGACGGCACGGGTACAGCGGGCGAAGCGACTTTTAGATGATACCAAACTGCCGATGACCGAGATTGCGTCGCTGGCTGGCTTTCGCAGCCTGCGCCGCTTCAATGCGGTCTTTGCGGAGGTCTACAAGCGTCCTCCGAGTGAAATTCGGCGGAGGCAGCGGAACGTCTAG